One window from the genome of Oryza glaberrima chromosome 3, OglaRS2, whole genome shotgun sequence encodes:
- the LOC127765287 gene encoding uncharacterized protein LOC127765287: MQAAAAAVHRPHLLGAYPGGGRARRPSSTVRMALREDGPSVAIVGATGAVGQEFLRVISSRGFPYRSLRLLASERSAGKRLPFEGQEYTVQDLAAPGAFDGVDIALFSAGGGVSRAHAPAAVASGAVVVDNSSAFRMDPEVPLVIPEVNPEAMAHVRLGKGAIVANPNCSTIICLMAATPLHRHAKVVRMVVSTYQAASGAGAAAMEELKLQTQEVLAGKAPTCNIFSQQYAFNIFSHNAPIVENGYNEEEMKMVKETRKIWNDKDVKVTATCIRVPVMRAHAESVNLQFEKPLDEDTAREILRAAEGVTIIDDRASNRFPTPLEVSDKDDVAVGRIRQDLSQDDNKGLDIFVCGDQIRKGAALNAVQIAEMLLK; the protein is encoded by the exons atgcaggccgccgccgccgccgtccaccgcccgCACCTCCTCGGCGCCTACCccggcggtggccgcgcgcgccgcccgtcgTCCACCGTGCGGATGGCGCTGCGGGAGGACGGGCCGTCGGTGGCGATCGTGGGCGCGACGGGCGCCGTCGGCCAGGAGTTCCTCCGCGTCATCTCCTCCCGGGGCTTCCCCTACCGgagcctccgcctcctcgccagcGAGCGCTCCGCGGGGAAGCGCCTCCCGTTCGAGGGCCAGGAGTACACCGTCCAGGACCTCGCCGCGCCGGGCGCGTTCGACGGGGTGGACATCGCGCTCttcagcgccggcggcggggtcaGCCGCGCCCACGCTCCCGCGGCCGTCGCcagcggcgccgtcgtcgtggaCAACAGCTCCGCCTTCCGGATGGACCCCGAGGTGCCGCTCGTCATCCCCGAGGTCAATCCCGAGGCCATGGCGCACGTCCGGCTGGGAAAGGGGGCTATTGTGGCCAACCCGAACTGTTCCACCATCATCTGCCTCATGGCTGCCACACCTCTGCACCGCCACGCCAAG GTGGTAAGGATGGTTGTCAGCACTTACCAAGCAGCAAGTGGTGCTGGGGCTGCGGCCATGGAAGAACTCAAACTTCAAACTCAAGAG GTCTTGGCGGGGAAAGCACCAACATGCAACATTTTCAGTCAGCAG TAtgcttttaatatattttcacataATGCACCAATTGTTGAAAATGGGTACAATGAGGAggagatgaagatggtgaaggaGACCAGAAAAATCTGG AATGATAAAGATGTGAAGGTAACTGCAACCTGCATACGAGTTCCTGTGATGCGTGCACATgctgaaagtgtgaatctacaGTTTGAAAAGCCACTTGATGAG GATACTGCAAGGGAAATCTTGAGGGCAGCTGAAGGTGTTACCATTATTGATGACCGTGCTTCCAATCGCTTCCCCACACCTCTTGAG GTATCGGATAAAGATGATGTAGCAGTGGGTAGAATTCGTCAGGATTTGTCGCAAGATGATAACAAAGG GCTGGACATATTTGTTTGTGGAGATCAAATACGTAAAGGTGCTGCACTCAATGCTGTGCAGATTGCTGAAATGCTACTCAAgtga